One Nitrospirota bacterium DNA segment encodes these proteins:
- the gap gene encoding type I glyceraldehyde-3-phosphate dehydrogenase — translation MAIRIGINGFGRIGRNVLRASLGDPELDFVAINDLTDAKTLAYLLKYDSVHGTLRAEVHAEDDSISVAGKSIKILAKKDPKELPWKDLGVDLVVESTGRFTDREGASKHLSAGAKRVIISAPAKDPDVTIVLGVNEQTYDPKAHQIVSNASCTTNCLAPVAKVLLENFGIRHGVMTTIHSYTNDQQLLDLPHKDLRRARAAAVSMVPTSTGAAKALHLVLPQLKGKMDGMAIRVPTPNVSLVDLTVETEKDCDAASVNAAFLKAAEGPLKGILAYSEDPIVSVDQKGDSHSATLDAPLTTILEHRMVKVIAWYDNEWGYSCRVRDLIKFMVAKP, via the coding sequence CAATTCGCATTGGAATCAACGGGTTCGGCCGGATCGGGCGGAACGTCCTGCGGGCCTCGCTGGGCGATCCTGAACTGGACTTCGTGGCGATCAACGACCTGACGGACGCGAAGACGCTCGCCTACCTCTTGAAGTATGACTCGGTGCACGGGACGCTCCGGGCGGAGGTCCACGCGGAAGACGATTCGATCTCGGTGGCCGGCAAGTCCATCAAGATCCTGGCCAAGAAGGACCCGAAGGAGCTGCCGTGGAAGGACCTGGGGGTGGACCTGGTCGTCGAGTCCACCGGCCGCTTCACCGACCGCGAGGGGGCCAGCAAGCACCTCTCGGCCGGCGCCAAGCGGGTGATCATCTCTGCGCCGGCCAAGGATCCGGACGTAACGATCGTCCTGGGCGTCAACGAGCAGACCTACGACCCGAAGGCACACCAGATCGTGTCGAACGCCTCCTGTACGACCAACTGCCTGGCGCCGGTTGCCAAGGTGCTGCTCGAGAACTTCGGCATCCGCCACGGGGTCATGACCACGATCCATTCGTACACGAACGACCAGCAGCTCCTGGACCTGCCCCACAAGGACCTGCGGCGCGCGCGGGCGGCGGCGGTCTCGATGGTGCCGACCAGCACCGGCGCGGCCAAGGCGCTGCACCTCGTCCTGCCGCAGCTCAAGGGCAAGATGGACGGAATGGCGATCCGGGTGCCCACGCCCAACGTGTCGCTGGTGGATTTGACCGTCGAGACGGAGAAGGACTGCGACGCGGCCTCGGTCAACGCCGCCTTCCTGAAGGCCGCCGAAGGCCCGCTCAAGGGCATCCTGGCTTATTCCGAGGACCCGATCGTCTCGGTGGATCAGAAGGGCGATTCCCACTCGGCTACGCTGGACGCCCCGCTGACCACGATCCTGGAGCACCGCATGGTCAAGGTCATCGCCTGGTACGACAACGAGTGGGGGTATTCCTGCCGGGTCCGCGACCTCATCAAGTTCATGGTGGCCAAGCCCTGA